The following proteins are co-located in the Palaemon carinicauda isolate YSFRI2023 chromosome 3, ASM3689809v2, whole genome shotgun sequence genome:
- the LOC137638791 gene encoding transmembrane protein 199, whose amino-acid sequence MDHITVIPSKRFVQILQELCTTFGALDSIKDKLSSSSNSYGEIKLTTQEIKWCHLKMRERGIPERVHELLEESEVILPKYEPPPRNPELEARIQKLRAEQENREYNKMVESVNLNRGGAYLGDISEDMKTVNKQIVSGAQYLLSIVGTFFGVFIAVGMATPDYGVRALLATLSALVVGLAEIYFIIKHDVWEEEKKKKKK is encoded by the coding sequence ATGGATCACATTACCGTCATTCCATCGAAGAGATTTGTCCAAATCTTACAAGAACTTTGCACTACATTTGGAGCCTTAGATAGTATCAAAGACAAATTGTCATCAAGCAGTAATTCTTACGGAGAGATAAAACTTACAACCCAAGAAATCAAATGGTGTCAtctcaagatgagagagagaggaataccaGAGAGGGTGCATGAACTATTAGAAGAAAGTGAAGTTATTCTCCCAAAATACGAACCACCTCCTAGAAATCCAGAGCTTGAAGCACGCATTCAAAAACTACGAGCCGAACAAGAGAATCGAGAGTACAATAAAATGGTTGAATCTGTCAATCTCAATAGGGGAGGTGCTTATTTAGGTGATATATCCGAGGACATGAAAACTGTCAATAAACAAATAGTATCTGGAGCTCAGTACCTTCTCTCTATAGTTGGTACTTTCTTTGGAGTATTTATAGCCGTAGGGATGGCAACTCCAGATTATGGCGTCCGAGCCCTCCTAGCTACCTTATCAGCCCTGGTGGTTGGTCTTGCAGAAATTTACTTTATCATTAAACACGACGTTTgggaagaagagaaaaagaaaaagaaaaaatag